The Gemmatimonadaceae bacterium DNA segment CGGGCCGCGCAGGAGGCCTTTAACCGCGAGCACGGCATCACGCCGGCGGGCGTGCACAAGTCTCTGGATCAAGTACGCTTCTCGACGCGCGTGGCTGACGCGCGCGAGGGCAGCGAGCAGCGCGACGCGGACCGTTCGCGCGGCAAGAAGCAGAAGAAGGTGGCCGAGGCGCAACGCGCCTACGGCACCGACGACCTGCCGGGGCTCGTGGCGCGCCTCGAGGACGAGATGCGCAGCGCCGCCAAGAACCTGGATTTCGAGACGGCGGCGCGACTGCGCGATGAGCTGTTCGACCTGAAGGTCGCGATGGGCGAGGGTGCCGCCAAGGGCGCGCGTGCCAAGCGCTGAGTTCACGCGCGATGCGCTGCGCGACTGGGGCCGCGCGCTCGGGGCTCGCCTGCGAGCGCCGACGCTGGTGACGCTCCGCGGCAATCTCGGTAGCGGCAAGACGACGCTGGTGCAGGCCATCGCTGAGGGACTCGGCGTCACGGACGACGTTACCAGCCCGACCTACGCGTTAGTGCACCACTACGCAACGCCGCAGGGGCCGGTGCACCACCTCGACCTCTACCGCCTGCGTGATGCTGCGCAGATGGCGCAGCTTGGCTGGGACGACTTGCTCCGCGCCGGGGGAATCATCCTCGTGGAGTGGTCTGAGCGCGGGGGCGACGCGGTTCCGCAGGCACAAGTGGCGCTTGAGCTTGCTCACGTGCCGGGTCGAGCGGACCTGCGGCGCCTCACGTGGGAGGAGCACGCGTGACGCTGACGCTCGCAATGGACGCGGCGGCGGGCCCGGGCAGCATCGCCGTGCTCCGCGATGCGGAACTGCTCGCCTCGCGCGATGTGGTGATGCGCAACGAGACCGAGGAACGCTTTTTCCCGGCGGTGCTCGACGCGCTGGCCGAGGCGCGCTGCACGCTGGCTCAGCTCGAGCGCCTCATCGTCGGGGCGGGGCCGGGCAGCTTCACCGCGCTGCGTGTGGTCGGAGCCACGGCGAAGGGAATCGCGCAGGCGCGCGGCATTCCGATCTATGCCGTGCCGTCGCTGTCGCTGATCGTTGCGGGCGATGCCGCCACGGCGCGGGAGGGCACGCGCTGGTTGGCCACGCTCGACGCGCTGCGCGGCGAACGCTATGCCGCGTTGGTGGTGGTCGGCGCGGAGGGCGCGATCCTGCGCGTGGAGCAACTGGGATTGGTTCCTGCAGCCGAGGTCGCGGTCCGCGCGGCCGAGCTCGAAGCGCTGCCGATCGGTCCGGACGAGGCGCACGTCGCCGTGCCGCACGTACGAGGCGTCGTGCGTTGCCTCGCCTTGGCGCTCGCTGGAGGAGCCGTCCCCTTGGCCAGCTGGGAGCCGATGTACGGGCGCCTCGCCGAGGCACAGGTGAAGTGGGAGGCCGCGCACGGGCGGTCGCTGGGATGAACGATCCGTCACCGCTGCGCATCCGCGCGCCGCGTCCAGGCGACGCCGCGCGAATGCACGAGATCGAGTTGGCCTGCTTCTCGGATCCGTGGCCGGCCTCGACGTTCGTGGCGATCTGTGCCGGCGAGGTGATGTCTTGCGGCGTCGCCGACACGGGCGCCGAGAATGCTCCCGGGGTCGCTGCGTCCGTGGCGGGTTACTGGGTCGGCCAGCGAATCGACGACGAGGCGGAGCTCACGAACCTGGCCGTGGACCCTGTGTGGCGCTCGCGACGCATCGGCCGCCAACTGCTCGAGCATTTTATCGAAGCGGTGGGCGGCACGCAGCGCACGACGATCTTTCTGGAAGTGCGCGCCAGCAATGCACCGGCGGTCGCGCTGTACCTGCACTTCGGCTTCGAGGCGCTCGATCGCCGCCGGGGCTACTACTCCAATCCGACCGAGGACGCGATCGTGATGGCCCGCCGTCCGCGCGCGCTGCCGATTGGCCTCGGCCGCCCGTCTCCATCAGGGGAACGCGGTGTTTAGATTTCGCGCGAAGCGCTTTGATGCCTGCAGTGTCGGACGTGGCCCCCAGATTGCCGCTCCCGACTGACCCATACCAGGAGGCCCCGTGAGCCGCAGTCTGAACAAGGTGACCCTGATCGGCAACCTTGGCGCCGATCCGGAGATCCGCACCACCCCCAACGGCAGCAAGGTCGCGCAGTTCTCCCTCGCCACCGGCCGCCAGTGGACGTCCGCGTCCGGCGAGAAGCAGGAGAAGACGGAGTGGCACAAGTGCGTGGCCTGGAACGCCAAGGGCCGCAACACCGGCCTCGCCGACGTGATCGAGCGCTACGTGAAGAAGGGCGACAAGCTCTACGTCGAGGGCGAGATCCAGTACCGCCAGTACGAGGACAAGGACAAGCAGACGCGCTACGTGACGGAGATCAACGTGCGCGAGATCCTGCTCCTCGGCGGCGGCAAGGGCGGCGACGGCGGCTTCGAGTCCTCGCGGCCGGCCAAGGCAGCCAGCGGCAAGGCCGCCGACAGCGGCTTCTCGGACTTCCCCGAGGCGATGGATGGGGACGACGATCTTCCGTTCTGAGTTTTCGGTGCAGTAGGGCTTGAGAGAGGAGAGAAGGGAGGGGGGCGGCGGTCGGAGCAGGGGAGACGGGCGGCGAAAGCCTTCCCACCTGCTGGCCGCCGCCCCCTCTCCCGTCTCCCCTCTCCCAACCACCCCTCCCCTCTCCCGTCTCCCCTCTCCCAACCATCTCCCATCTCCCAGCCGTCTGCCCTCTCCCCCAACCATCTCCCATCTCCCAGCCGTCTCCCCTCTCTCCCCCCATCTCCCCTTTCCCAGCCGTCTCCCCTCTCCCATCTCCCCGTCCTCACCCGCCTCCCCCCTCCCGCCTCCCAGCCCGCCCCCCCTCCCAACCCAGCCCCCCCTGTTGCACTTTCCCCAACAGTTCGTCCTCCCCTGAGATAACCCCGGCGCCCCCCAGGGCCGCCGGGTTGCCGTGCCGCGGTTGACTTCGGTCCTCCGCACCTGTCGTGTCTTCAACACGGTTCGGTCTATGCTTCCGATTCGACGTCTGCTTCCGGCCGCCCTTCTCGTGCTCACGCTCGCGCCCGCCTTGGCGGTGGCGCAGGGTGAGTCCCGCACGCATACCGTGCGCAAGGGCGACACGCTGTGGGACCTCGCGCAGCAGTATCTCGGCGACCCCTTCCGCTGGCCCGAGATCTACCGGCGCAACCAGTCCACCATCCAGGATCCAAACCTGATCTATCCGGACCAGGTCATCGTGATTTCGGGTGAGGTGGTGGCGACGGCCGGCACGCCAGCCGACACCACGGGCGGTATGCCGTCCGACACGGCCGCTGGCGGCGTGGGCGAGGTGCCGGGCGATACGACCGATATGGAACCGTTGCTGCCGCAGGTGCCGATGGCGCCGCCCGCGATGACGATCTTCAATCCGGCTCGCTACCGCGTGGTGCGCGGTGAGCGGGAGGCGCTGCGCATCCGCAGCTCCGCGCCTGCGGTGCGCCCTGGCGACTTCCTGCAGGCGCCGTTTATGTGGGACCCGAACGGCGTGGTCGGTGCCGGCACACTGGGTGAAGGCAGTTCCACCGATGGCATCGGGATCACCAAGACGCAGCGGCCAATCCAGTATATGGAGGAGGTGTGGGTGACGGTGCCGCAGGGGGCGGCGGGTGCCGTGGATGATCGGTACCTGCTCGTCCGTTGCGGTCCGGTAGTGGAAGGTCAGGGCCGGGTGGTCGTACCGACCGGCGTCGTGCGGGTGCTCCAGTCGGCGGCTGACGGACGCGCGCGCGCAATCTTGGTCGCCAAGTTCGAAGATGTGTTTGCCGGGCATCTGGTGATGCCGTTGGACACGCTTGAAATGGAGCCGGACGTGCGACCCGCACGGGTCGAGTTCGGTCTCGCGACGAAGATTTCCTATCTGTACGGCGACCCGGTGCTGCCGCCGGTGGGCCACCAAATCATCTTTGCGGCGACGGCGCGCGACGGCATCGTGCCGGGTGACCAGTTGACACTGCAGGTGCCGGCCAACACGTCTGCGGCCGGGGCGGTACTGCCGGCGCGGGATGTGGCCGTCGCGCAGGTGACGCGCGTGACGCCTTGGGGTGTCAGCGCAATCATTGTCTCGCAGACCGACGGCGGCATCAAGACCGGAATGGCGGCGCGCGTCACGGCGAAGATGCCCTGACGTGGTGGTGGGAACGACGTCCCCCTGCGGCTAACTTTGGGGGATGACCACCAAACGCGCCCTTGTGACGGGGGGAGCCGGCTTCATCGGCTCCCACGTCGCCGACGCCCTGCTCGCCGACGGCTGGCAGGTGACCGTGCTCGACGACCTCTCCAGCGGCAAGCGCACGCAGGTGCCCGCCGGCGCGGAGTTCGTGCAGGCCGACATTCGCTCGGCCGAGGCCTCGACGTTGGTGCGCAGCGGCCGCTTCGACCTGCTCTGCCATCTGGCCGCACAAATGGACGTGCGCCGTTCCGTGGCCGACCCGGGTTTCGACGCCGACGTCAACGTGCGCGGCTCGCTCAACCTGCTGGAGGCCGTGCGCGCGAGTGGGTTGCCGACGCGCGTGCTCTTCGCATCCACCGGCGGGGCCGTCTACGGCGACTTCGTCCAGCCGCCGAACCTCGAGACCTTCGAGAAGAATCCCGAGAGCCCGTACGGCATCGCGAAGTTCGCGGTGGAGCTGTACCTCGCGTATTACGCCCGCGTGCACGGGCTCGACTATGTGGCGCTACGCTTCGCGAACGTGTTCGGCCCGCGGCAGGACCCGCACGGCGAGGCCGGCGTCGTCGCGATCTTCTGCCAGCGCCTGCTGGCGGGGCAACCGCTGACCGTGTTTGGTGATGGCGGACAGACGCGCGACTACGTGTTCGTGGGCGACGTGGCGCGTGCGCACGTGCTCGCGGCGCGGCGGGCGGCGTTGCCCAGCGGGCGCGTGGACGAGCGCGGCATCAACCTCGGCACCGGCCGCGAGACCTCGGTGCTGGAGCTGGCGCAGGCGCTGATGCGCGCCGCCCGGCGTGAAGTCCCCTTGCAGCACGCCCCGCCCCGCGCGGGGGAACAACGTCGTTCCGTCGTGAGTATCGCCAAGGCAGCCTCCGTCCTCGGGTGGGCACCCGAGATCGGCCTCGAGGACGGACTTGCCCGCACCTTTGCCTGGTTCGCCACCCAGTGATGATCCTTTCCCTGCTGCAGATCCGTTCCGCGATCCCGTCGACGCGTTTCGAGCTGGTGCTCAATGCCAGCGACGAGACCAAGGTCGTGCTCGTCGTGCTCGTCGTGCTCTCGCTGCTGTCCTGGGCCGTGATGCTGGCCAAGTGGCTGGCCTTCAAGAAGGCCGAGGGCTCGGGCCGTGCGTTTATGGCCGAGTTCCACAAGTCGGGGAAACTCGAGGCCGTGGCCTCGCTGGCCAAGCGCTCCAAGCCCAGCGCGTACACGCGCGTGCTGCAGCGGGCGCTGCAGTTCCTGCAGGAGACGGGCCTGGTGCGCGGCGAGGACGGCCAGCCGGCGCAGCTCTCGGCGTCGCAGGTGCAGGCGCTGCGCCTCGTGCTCGACGCCGAGACGAATTCGGAGCGCGAGCGTCTCGGGACCTGGATCCCGACGCTGGCGATGATCGGCTCGGTCAGCCCGCTGCTGGGCCTGCTCGGCACGGTGCTGGGCATCATCGAAGCCTTCCTCGGCGTGGCGCGCGGCGGCTCCGGCAATCTGGCGGCGATCGCGCCGGGCGTGGCCGAGGCGCTGATCGCGACGGCGACCGCGCTGGCGGTCGCGATTCCCGCGTACTTCGGCTACAACATCTTCGCGGCGCGGTTGAATCGCTTTGACGGCGAGCTGGACGGCTTCGGCACCGAAGTGATCGCCCTGATGGCGCGCGAGGGCCGCCTCTAGGATGCGCCGCCGGGGCCGTGGGGAGCGCACGCCGCTGCAGGCGGAGATCAACGTCGTGAGCCTGATCGACGTGATGATGCTCCTGATGATCATCTTCATGATCACCGCGCCGATGATGCAGGGCGGGGTGGATGTGGAGTTGCCGCGCGCGGCGGCGCGTCCGCTCAATGCGCAGGCGGCGCTGGTGGTGAGCGTGACGCGCGACGGCCGCATCTTCGCCGACGACGTGCAGCTCTCGCTGAGCGAGTTCCGCGGCACGTTCCGCACCCTTGCCGACCAGGCGGGCCAGCGCGGCGTGTACCTGCGCGCCGACCAGGGCGTGCCCTACGGCCGCGTGGTGGAGGTGCTGGCGATTATGCGCGGGGCCGGGGTGGGGAACATCGGCCTCGTCGCCGAGCCGGAGGACGTGCGTCGGTGAGCGTGGCCAGGCGCCCCTCGGACGGGATGGGGTCGGCGCTGTTCATCAGCGTGGTCCTGCACGTCGCGGTGGTGCTGCCGTTCGTCGTGTGGAAGGCCGCGCCGAGCGCGCCGTTGCCGCCGATGTACAAGGTGGACTTGGTGGCGGCGCCGCCGGGGCCGCGGCAGGAAGGCGTGGTGCGCGAGACGCCGCCCACCGCCGAGCCCACGGCCAAGGCTCCGCCCAAGGCCGAAGCGCCGGATCCGGTGAAGACCGCGCCGATCAACCCGCCGACGCGTCGCGCGCCCACGCGCGCGACACCGAACATCTCGACGAAAGCCACCGAGCGCGTGGATGCGTCCAGGGCTCCCACCGCCGGCGGCGGCGAGACCGGCGGCACCGGAACCGATGTGGCGACCGTGCGCACGGAAGGAATCGAATTCCCGTTTCCGGGGTACCTCCAGAACATCGTGCGCCAGGTGGCCTTGAACTTCAATCCGCGGAATCCCGGGGCGCTCAAGGCCGAGGTGTTCTTCTTCATCCGGCGCGACGGCAGCGTCACCGGATTCCGTTTCATCACGAGCAGCGGAAACTTCGCGTTCGACGTCGAGGCGCAGGGCGCGGTGGAAGCCGGCTCGCGTCGCTTTGGCCCGCTGCCCGCCGACTTCACTGATGACATCCTGCCGGTGACCTTCTCCTTCGATCCCGACCGCCTGCGATGATGCGCCTGTTCCGACTGTTCGCCTCCGCCGCGGCGTTGCTCTGCTGCATCGTCCCCCACGCCGAGGCGCAGGAGCAGGGTGTGCGCATTGGCCTGACTTACAACGCGGGGACGCGTCCGGGGCTGTACATCCTGCCGCTGCAGGGCGCCTTCGGGGACTCGGTCCGGAGCATCCTCGCGCGGGATCTTGACTACGGCGATCGCATCTCGGTGATCGCGCCGGATTCGGGGGCGCCGGTGACGGGCGCGCTGAACTATCCGCTGTTCGCGCGGCTCGGCGCGGCGGCCGTCCTGCGCCTGCAGCAGACGATGGGCGGGGCCTGGAACGTAGAACTGCACGAAGTGGGCGCCTCGCGCATCCTGCATCGCAGCGAGGCGCGCTTCGCCGCCGACCCGCTGTCGCCGGCGTGGCGGATGGCGGTGCACGCCCTCAGTGACCAGATCGAGGAGTGGGTGACCGGGGTGCGCGGCGTCGCGGCCACGCGGATCCTGTTCAATCGCGCCGAGGGGCTGTGGATCGTGGACTCGGACGGCGCCAACGCACATCCCGTCGCGGGCGTGAGCAGCGCGTTGAGCCCGGCGTGGCACCCGAACGGCCGCACCGTCGCGTACCAGACGTACGAAGAGGACGGGTCGCACGTCTACGTGCGGGAGCTCAGCGGCGGGACGCCGCGACGTGTCTCGTTCGCAGTCGGTGTCAACATCACACCCGCCTTTTCGCCGGACGGCAAGAGCGTGGTCTTCTCGCACGGCAGCGATGCGACGGACCTGTGGCGCGTGGAACTCGCGGGCGGAGAAGGCCCGGTGCGCGTGACGGTCGGGCGCGGCTCGGAGAACCTCTCGCCGAGCTTCTCGCCGGATGGCCGACGTATCGCGTTCGCGACTGGGCGACTGGGGCGTCCGGAGATATATATTACGGACGCCGACGGGACGAATCCGCAGTGGCTTACGACCACGGGGTTCGGCGATCAGTCGTATCGGGCGGATCCGGCGTGGTCGCCCGACGGCCGCAGCGTGGCGTTCCAGACGCAGATCGAGGGGCGCTTCCAGGTGGCGACGATCAATTTGCGGGACCGCAGTGTAAAGCAGCATACGATCGAGGGGGCGAACGAGCAGCCGTCGTGGGCGCCGGACGGCCGGCATCTCGTGTTCACCTCCACCCGTGGGGGCTCACGGCAGCTGTGGGTCCTCGATACCGAGTCCGGCCGGATGCGTCAACTGACGCAGGGCAGCCCCGCCCGGATGGGGGCTTGGTCGCCCCGCCTGGATGGGACGCAATAAGGGGCTCAATCGTCTGTGCCGTAGTGTGACCCATCACGACTTCGATGCAGTCCGTTTCGCAGTTCTGACTTCCTTCACGAGGTACCTATGAACGCTCGTCTTCCGATGCTCGCAGCCCTGGCGACGACTGTCGTCGTCCTTTCGGCCTGCCCCTCGCCGCCGCCCCCGCCGCCGCCGGCGCCGGTCGTGAACCAGGACTCCATCGACGCCGCGAACCGTCGCGCCGCCGAGGAAGCCGAGCGCGCCCGCCGCGAGGCCGAGGAGCGTGCCCGTCGTGAGGCCGAGGAGCGTGCCCGCCGCGAGGCCGAGGAGCGCGCCGCCCGTGAGCGCGCCGCTGCCCTGGCCGCCGCCCGTGCCGCCTTCGCCACCGCGATCTACTTCGACTACGATCGTGCCGAGCTGAAGCCCGAAGCCCGCGCCACGCTGGACGCCAAGCTCCCGCTGCTGCGCGCCAACAGCCAGGTCCGCATCCGCATCGCCGGCCACACCGACGAGCGCGGCTCTGACGCCTACAACATCGCCCTCGGCCAGCGTCGTGCGGCCGCCGCGAAGGCGTACCTCGTGGCCAACGGCATCGCCGCCGACCGCATCGACGTGGTCTCGTTCGGCGAAGACCGCCCGGCCGCGATGGGCAGCAACGAAGCCGCGTGGGCCCAGAACCGTCGCGATGAGTTCGAGATCATCGTGGGTGGGGAGTCGCTGCGTCTCCCGTGATCGGGATACGGATCCTCCGTCTCGCGCTCGCGCCGGCCGTCATCCTGACGGCCGGCGCGTGCTTCGCGACCCGGAACGACGTTCGGATCCTGCAGGCCAACCTGTTGGACCACCGGATGGAACGACTGGCTGCCGACTCGGCGGCCACCGAGATGCTGGAACAGGTGCGCGAGGACTTGGCGCGCATCACGCGTGTACTCGCCCTGCTGGCCGATAGCGCCGATGCCCACAGCGCGTCGCTGAACCGGTTGCGGAACGACACCCGCGAGGACCTCCGGGCCATCCGGCAGCAGTTGATCATGATTCAGGAGCTCACCGGCCAGAGCCAGCGGCGCATCCAGGAGCTGCGTGCCGAGATGGAGGCGCGGCAGGCCGAGCTCACCCCGCCGCCGGCGACGACGCCTCCGGCGGACGGCACGCCGGGAACCCCGGGGACTGCGGCGGCTCCGGCGGCGCCACCGACCCCGGGCCCGGCCCAGCTCTACCAGATGGGGCAGGACCAACTCCGGCGCGGCAGCGTCAGCTCCGCGCGGGCCGTGTACCAGCAGTTGCTCGACCGGTACCCGACCTCCGACCTGGCGCCGGCGGCGCTGTATGGCGTGGCGGAGACCTGGTCCGACGAAGGGAACGGGAGCGCCGCTGACTCGGTATACGCATTGGTGGTGGAGCGGTACCCAGAGTCCGAGCAGGCACCCAACGCGCTGTACAAGCGTGCCAGCGCCGCCCGCAGCATCGGGCAGACTGAACGGGCGATGACGCTGTACCGGCAGATCGTGGCGGACTATCCCCGTTCCGACGCCGCCTTGCTCGCGCAGGAGTATCTGCGCGGCCGTCCGTAAGCAGGGGCCGGCACCGCCGGTCCCGGAGCCCGCAATGAGCAAGCAGGCCCCTTCGGGGGAAATGCCCTTCCTCGACCACCTCGAAGAGCTGCGTGTGCGGCTCTTCTGGAGCCTGGGCACGCTCGTGGTCTGTATGATGATCGCCTTCGCCTTGGTGTGGCAGTACGACATCGTCGGCATCGTCTCGGCGCCGATCAAGCCGTACCTCCCGGGCGGCAAGCTCATCTTCACGCATCCGGCGGACCCCATCGCCATCGTGCTCAAGGTGGCCTTCGGGTTGGGGTTGGCTGCGGCGTCCCCGATGATCGTCTACCAGATCTGGGCCTTCCTCTCGCCAGCCTTGCATCAGCACGAGAAGCGCATCGTCATCCCCGTGCTGATCGGCGCCTTCGTGCTCTTCCTGCTCGGCGTGGGGCTGGCCGTGCGGTTCGCGATGCCGGCGATGTTCGACGTGCTCTTCAGCTTCCAGAGCGCCTCACTCGAGCAGATGATCTCGGCGCGGGAATATGTGGGCTTCGCCGTGACGCTCTGTTTGGCGTTTGGCGGCACCTTCCAGTTGCCGATCGTCATCCTGGCGTTGACGGCGATGGGGCTGACCAACCCGCGCGCGCTTGGCCGGTACCGGCGGCACGCCGCCGTGGGCAGCTTCGTGGTGGCGTCGGTAATCACGCCCGGCGACCTGCTGGTGATGACGTTTATGCTCGGCGTGCCGCTGTATCTGCTGTACGAGGTGAGCATCGTGCTGAGCTGGTTCGTGCACCGGGCACGGGAGAAGCGGGTGCGCGCGGCGGCCGGCGACATCGGCAAGGCGGCGGCGTGATGCGGCAGCCGTGGCGATGGCTCGCCGCGGCACTGCTGTGCCTGGCACCCGCACTCGCGGACGCGCAGGCGCCCGGGACGCCTCGGCGCCCGCCGCCGACGGAACGCCCGCAGGTCCGCGAGCAACCGGCGCAGCGCGCCCAAGATGCGCAGGGCCGTGCCCTAGGTGATACGACCCGCCGGGCAGCCGGCGACAGCGCGCGGGCCGAGAAGCCTCTGATTGCCTGGATCCCCGACGACTCGATGATGGTCGCGCTGCTCCGGCGGCAGGGCTACCGCGTGGTGCGCTTCCAGGCAGATACCGTCGGCTTCGTGGCCGAGTCTCGTACGATGACCTTGGCGACCTCAGACTCCAGCAAGGCGGGCGTGGAGCGCGACGCCACGATGCTGGTGGCACGCCGCATCATCTACAACGACTCGACCAAGATGATGCTGGCCCGGGGAGACACCATCGTGATGCGCGATCCGGCGCGCGGCGAGGACGTGATCGGCCTGCAGGAGATGAGCTACGACGTGGAGCGCCGCGAAGGGCGCACGCGCGACCTCTCCACCGTGGCCTCCTCCGGCGCCGATTGGCGTGTGATGGCCCACCGCGCGACCTTCGCCACCGATACCGCCAGCGAGCGCAACACGCTCTACGGCCGCGACGGCATCATCACCTCCTGCTTGGACTCGCTGCCGCACTATCACTTCCAGGCCCGCGAACTCAAGCGCGTGAGCAACAGCGTGATCGTCGCGCGCCCGGCCATTCTCTACGTGCAGGACGTCCCGGTGATGTGGCTGCCGTTCATCTTCCAGGACATCCGTACGGGACGGCGCTCGGGCATCTTGACGCCCCGCGTCGGCGTTTCCGAAGTGGTGCGCAACTCGCCGACGTACCGACGCACGGTGGAGGATTTCGGCTACTACTTCGCGATCAGCGACTATATGGACGCGACGGTGCGGATGGACTGGCGCTCCAGCGCCCGCGCGACCGAGGGCGACCCGGGTTGGCTGGGCGTCGAGGCTGGATTCAATTACCGCTGGCTCGACCGCTTCCTTTCGGGCGGCGTCGGCGTGTCGCAGCGCTCGCTGTCCTCCGGGAACCGCAACACCGCGGTGAGCTGGTCGCATCAGCAGGAGTTCTCGTCGCGCACGCGCTTCACCGCCAATCTCAATTACGTCACCAGCACGACGATCCAGCGGCAGACGACGCTCAACCCTGCCGTCGCGTTGGCCACGATCGCGTCGCAGGCGAATCTCGTGCGGCAGCAGGGACCGTTCACGATCAACCTCGGCGGCACGCAGCGGCAGTACCCGGGCCGTGCGCAGATCGACCGTTCCTTCCCCTCGCTCAACGTGGCCTCGCGTCCGCTGACCGTTGGGGAGTGGCTGGTGGTCACGCCCACCCTCGCCTTCAGCGGCAACGACCAGCTCAACCTCGATGCCGTGGGCGACTTCTCCTGGCGCTATGTCCAGACGCCCGGCGGCCTCGACTCCACGCGCCTGCGCCGCAACTCCGGCACGCGCAGCGTCAGCCTCGGCTTGCCGTTCAAGGTCTGGGACTTCCAGGTCGCGGCCGATGTGCGGGCCAACGAGGTCGCCAACGACTTCCCCGAAATCAAGACCGTGCCGGACCCGATGAACCCGGGGCAGTTCATCGACCGCGTGTACGCCCGTACCTACCTGACCACTGCGGACTTCAACCTGAACGCCCAACTGCCGCAGTTCTTCAAGGGGAGCTGGAACCTCGCGCCGCAGGTCTCGCTGTCGAACGTGGACCCGGTGGGCAGCTTCGTGCGCTCCGAGCGCACGAACGGCGCCTGGGTCTCACAGAGCAAGCGCTTCAACTACGGCGCGGGCGTGTCGCCGACGTTCTTCGCGCTGGCGCCGGGCTTCGGGCGCGTGCAGCGCTTCCGCCACGCCGTCACGCCCACCTTCGGCTGGTCCTACTCGCCGGCGATGGCGGTGAACCCCGAGTTCCTCGCCGCGCTGGGCAAGTCGCCGCAAGGCTACCTCGGCGGCCTCACGCAGAACCGCTTGACCCTCGGCATCAACACCAACCTCGAGGCCAAGCTCCGCGCCCCGGACGACACCACGGATGCGGGGCAGAAGGTCCGCGTCGCCTCGCTGCAGTTCACGCCGCTGGTCTATGACTTCGAGCTCGCGCGCGTGACGGGACGGCCCGGCCTCGCCACCGACCGCTTCGGCTACACCTTCCGCTCGGACCTGCTCCCGGGCTTCGACCTCGGCGTGGACTACTCGCTGTTCCTCGGCTCGGTGCTCAGCGACACGGCCGAGTTCAAGCCGTACCGCGAGGCAGTGCGTT contains these protein-coding regions:
- a CDS encoding tetratricopeptide repeat protein, giving the protein MIGIRILRLALAPAVILTAGACFATRNDVRILQANLLDHRMERLAADSAATEMLEQVREDLARITRVLALLADSADAHSASLNRLRNDTREDLRAIRQQLIMIQELTGQSQRRIQELRAEMEARQAELTPPPATTPPADGTPGTPGTAAAPAAPPTPGPAQLYQMGQDQLRRGSVSSARAVYQQLLDRYPTSDLAPAALYGVAETWSDEGNGSAADSVYALVVERYPESEQAPNALYKRASAARSIGQTERAMTLYRQIVADYPRSDAALLAQEYLRGRP
- the tatC gene encoding twin-arginine translocase subunit TatC, which codes for MSKQAPSGEMPFLDHLEELRVRLFWSLGTLVVCMMIAFALVWQYDIVGIVSAPIKPYLPGGKLIFTHPADPIAIVLKVAFGLGLAAASPMIVYQIWAFLSPALHQHEKRIVIPVLIGAFVLFLLGVGLAVRFAMPAMFDVLFSFQSASLEQMISAREYVGFAVTLCLAFGGTFQLPIVILALTAMGLTNPRALGRYRRHAAVGSFVVASVITPGDLLVMTFMLGVPLYLLYEVSIVLSWFVHRAREKRVRAAAGDIGKAAA
- a CDS encoding PD40 domain-containing protein, which translates into the protein MRLFRLFASAAALLCCIVPHAEAQEQGVRIGLTYNAGTRPGLYILPLQGAFGDSVRSILARDLDYGDRISVIAPDSGAPVTGALNYPLFARLGAAAVLRLQQTMGGAWNVELHEVGASRILHRSEARFAADPLSPAWRMAVHALSDQIEEWVTGVRGVAATRILFNRAEGLWIVDSDGANAHPVAGVSSALSPAWHPNGRTVAYQTYEEDGSHVYVRELSGGTPRRVSFAVGVNITPAFSPDGKSVVFSHGSDATDLWRVELAGGEGPVRVTVGRGSENLSPSFSPDGRRIAFATGRLGRPEIYITDADGTNPQWLTTTGFGDQSYRADPAWSPDGRSVAFQTQIEGRFQVATINLRDRSVKQHTIEGANEQPSWAPDGRHLVFTSTRGGSRQLWVLDTESGRMRQLTQGSPARMGAWSPRLDGTQ
- the pal gene encoding peptidoglycan-associated lipoprotein Pal, whose amino-acid sequence is MNARLPMLAALATTVVVLSACPSPPPPPPPAPVVNQDSIDAANRRAAEEAERARREAEERARREAEERARREAEERAARERAAALAAARAAFATAIYFDYDRAELKPEARATLDAKLPLLRANSQVRIRIAGHTDERGSDAYNIALGQRRAAAAKAYLVANGIAADRIDVVSFGEDRPAAMGSNEAAWAQNRRDEFEIIVGGESLRLP
- a CDS encoding LPS-assembly protein LptD; protein product: MRQPWRWLAAALLCLAPALADAQAPGTPRRPPPTERPQVREQPAQRAQDAQGRALGDTTRRAAGDSARAEKPLIAWIPDDSMMVALLRRQGYRVVRFQADTVGFVAESRTMTLATSDSSKAGVERDATMLVARRIIYNDSTKMMLARGDTIVMRDPARGEDVIGLQEMSYDVERREGRTRDLSTVASSGADWRVMAHRATFATDTASERNTLYGRDGIITSCLDSLPHYHFQARELKRVSNSVIVARPAILYVQDVPVMWLPFIFQDIRTGRRSGILTPRVGVSEVVRNSPTYRRTVEDFGYYFAISDYMDATVRMDWRSSARATEGDPGWLGVEAGFNYRWLDRFLSGGVGVSQRSLSSGNRNTAVSWSHQQEFSSRTRFTANLNYVTSTTIQRQTTLNPAVALATIASQANLVRQQGPFTINLGGTQRQYPGRAQIDRSFPSLNVASRPLTVGEWLVVTPTLAFSGNDQLNLDAVGDFSWRYVQTPGGLDSTRLRRNSGTRSVSLGLPFKVWDFQVAADVRANEVANDFPEIKTVPDPMNPGQFIDRVYARTYLTTADFNLNAQLPQFFKGSWNLAPQVSLSNVDPVGSFVRSERTNGAWVSQSKRFNYGAGVSPTFFALAPGFGRVQRFRHAVTPTFGWSYSPAMAVNPEFLAALGKSPQGYLGGLTQNRLTLGINTNLEAKLRAPDDTTDAGQKVRVASLQFTPLVYDFELARVTGRPGLATDRFGYTFRSDLLPGFDLGVDYSLFLGSVLSDTAEFKPYREAVRFGFELNGQSAIVRGISRLFGGVGEAPVDDAGEDRPAGRSADALGGGIVSSADPQQQGLGAVAGSRTRSPIQAIDTKGFRANFSVSQQRTRPPRGGRVLDFDPARECQSFIGLPIYEFCLAQAELGRPTDPNQNRGTEGGTAIRYPPRTNIALQTSFNLTPKWAAAWSTSYDVERGDFANQTVTLQRELHDWRAVFGFNRIPTGAFSFTFFISLKAQPEIKLPYESRSFRAPPSGSLR